The Psychrosphaera ytuae genome includes a region encoding these proteins:
- a CDS encoding class I SAM-dependent methyltransferase: MELHSFQIIEDFLSKNVNLTDSCQLGYFLDHKKRFQNDLELLLKLNPKGPILEIGSAPGHMTALLSLHNLDVVGVDLKPERIAPIIEEFKLNIHACNIELSPLPFPDNSFEYIIFSEVFEHLRIDLPFTLSQLNRVLKPGGKLLLTTPNVYSLPSIARFLTGRSIADPVIEFSKLRGLGHMGHVREYSSKEVGRCLEASGFVVNSTTYRYHKNNRSKKKALLTLAYRVVPSKFHREIVILAEKVYNAGKFDSVITSPKARY, encoded by the coding sequence ATGGAGCTTCACTCTTTCCAAATCATTGAAGATTTTTTATCAAAAAATGTGAACCTAACAGACTCCTGTCAGTTGGGTTACTTCTTGGATCATAAAAAGCGATTTCAAAACGACTTAGAACTGTTATTAAAGCTGAACCCTAAAGGCCCTATTTTAGAAATTGGTTCTGCACCCGGACATATGACGGCACTACTCTCGTTACATAATTTGGATGTAGTCGGAGTAGACTTAAAACCAGAGCGCATTGCACCAATTATCGAAGAGTTTAAATTAAATATTCACGCCTGTAATATCGAATTGTCACCTTTACCGTTTCCTGATAATTCGTTCGAATATATAATATTTAGTGAAGTATTTGAGCACTTAAGAATCGATTTACCATTTACTCTTAGTCAGCTTAATCGAGTACTAAAACCAGGTGGCAAACTTCTTTTAACCACTCCAAATGTTTATTCATTACCCTCTATCGCAAGGTTTTTAACAGGGCGAAGCATTGCTGACCCTGTAATTGAATTCTCCAAGCTTAGAGGCTTAGGGCATATGGGGCATGTACGTGAGTATTCCTCAAAGGAAGTTGGTCGTTGCCTAGAAGCGAGTGGCTTTGTCGTAAACTCTACAACTTACAGATATCATAAAAATAATAGGAGTAAGAAAAAAGCACTGTTAACGCTAGCCTATAGAGTAGTACCGTCTAAATTTCACCGTGAAATAGTGATTTTGGCAGAGAAAGTCTATAACGCTGGTAAGTTTGACTCCGTGATAACTTCACCAAAAGCCAGGTATTAG
- a CDS encoding choice-of-anchor B family protein, protein MIFKSIKVSLVLACLFTAYANGHADHGKARYVAPDGKDQGNCDNIEQPCLTIGFAAGLSNKGDVVKVAKGSYTISDIADVFYLTNDLIEVRGGYDKLSGFKSAKPKQNEVFISGVPKEFHAQFIQKGFTPILDAKALSTEARQTLNKKLASVKALNESQTEVTCQNGQAGEFACSNMDLVAHIPLTQMAGKPDSANDIWGHVDLNTGKEYAIIGVLNGVAIFDISTPSAPVEVSFITAPNAGWRDIKVYQYFSTAENLWKAYAYSSADGSSQGMAIIDLSFLPEARLVRRDSIIGSQHNIYISNVDYSTGVAINDDSARLHSLGATKYGGGHNSFDLINPEKPTAAYIPTDNTRADYTHDGASMMVEDQRAVTQCEQAGGRCDVFLDFNENEMRLWDQTVPSNTKELGSISYQGAQYTHSGWYTEDKNYVYLHDELDEVRNGNNTTVYVFDVQDLTAPTEVGKWVGPTTSIDHNGYVRGNRYYMSNYERGITVLDISNPANPVTVGYFDTFPVGDRPRFNGAWGVYPFLPSGLILASDINSGLYILRDNTRDVPQGKIELSPLTQEVEEGTAATFTISRIDGSTGAVSIQYETLHQSATGDDYTSSTGTVSWADGDTSSKEIVINTTLDTLDDEGTEQFIVRLTNVQGGATLSTQRSVTAQIAGTGKNGTVQFSQAELTVYENVDFDNGSKVFELEVLRRFGAEGPVEVSVAFDESSDSSALADAEILTPTISWADGDSESKFVQLKINDDDETESVETLVLKFETVTPDNVNAASTTSIQIIDDESNQAPIVTLSSVSFDRQYQLTLSSFATITDDSAELSYLWEVDSQGKNITINNPNELDATISAGEAGEFPVTLTVTDIFGAQGSATATFIVEGQSVPPMGPPPVETQSNSSSGSMPYHPITLLLALGLLAIKRRKN, encoded by the coding sequence ATGATTTTTAAATCAATTAAAGTCAGTTTGGTATTAGCTTGTTTGTTTACAGCCTATGCCAATGGCCACGCCGATCACGGTAAAGCGAGATATGTCGCTCCTGACGGTAAAGACCAGGGGAACTGTGACAACATTGAACAACCCTGCTTAACAATAGGTTTCGCCGCGGGCCTATCCAATAAAGGAGATGTTGTTAAAGTTGCCAAAGGCAGCTACACCATAAGCGATATTGCGGATGTATTTTATCTTACAAATGACCTAATTGAGGTACGAGGCGGGTATGACAAGTTAAGTGGATTCAAATCTGCAAAACCAAAGCAAAATGAAGTGTTTATAAGTGGCGTGCCCAAGGAATTTCACGCCCAATTTATTCAAAAAGGCTTTACTCCAATTTTAGATGCCAAAGCCCTAAGCACAGAAGCGCGACAAACCCTCAACAAAAAACTCGCAAGTGTCAAAGCACTAAACGAATCGCAAACTGAAGTGACGTGCCAAAACGGTCAAGCCGGAGAGTTTGCGTGTAGTAACATGGACTTAGTCGCTCATATTCCGTTAACACAAATGGCTGGCAAACCTGATTCGGCTAATGATATCTGGGGCCATGTGGACCTCAATACGGGTAAAGAATACGCAATTATTGGCGTATTAAATGGAGTGGCAATTTTTGACATTTCAACGCCGTCGGCCCCCGTTGAAGTCAGTTTTATCACAGCTCCCAATGCAGGCTGGCGCGACATCAAAGTCTACCAGTACTTTTCAACAGCAGAAAACTTATGGAAAGCATACGCGTATTCATCTGCGGATGGCTCAAGTCAAGGTATGGCCATCATTGATTTGAGCTTTTTACCAGAAGCCAGACTCGTAAGAAGAGATTCGATTATTGGCAGTCAGCACAATATTTATATTTCCAATGTCGATTACTCTACTGGTGTTGCCATCAATGATGACAGTGCAAGACTTCACAGTCTCGGTGCCACAAAATACGGTGGCGGACACAACAGTTTTGATTTAATCAACCCAGAAAAACCAACGGCTGCTTATATTCCGACCGATAATACCCGAGCAGACTATACTCACGATGGTGCATCAATGATGGTCGAAGACCAACGAGCCGTCACTCAGTGTGAGCAAGCAGGTGGCCGGTGTGACGTCTTTTTAGATTTTAATGAAAATGAAATGCGCTTGTGGGATCAGACGGTCCCGAGTAATACCAAAGAATTGGGCTCGATCAGCTACCAAGGTGCTCAATATACGCACTCAGGTTGGTATACAGAAGACAAAAACTACGTTTATTTGCATGACGAGCTCGACGAAGTTCGCAACGGCAACAATACCACTGTGTACGTATTTGATGTCCAAGATCTAACTGCTCCAACCGAAGTGGGTAAATGGGTCGGTCCGACAACTTCTATTGATCACAATGGTTACGTGCGCGGAAATCGCTATTACATGTCTAATTACGAACGTGGTATCACTGTACTCGACATTTCAAATCCGGCCAACCCGGTTACCGTTGGCTATTTTGATACTTTTCCGGTTGGCGACAGACCTCGTTTTAATGGCGCCTGGGGTGTATATCCGTTTTTGCCGAGTGGCTTGATTTTAGCGAGTGATATCAACTCTGGCTTGTACATTTTGCGCGACAATACTCGAGACGTTCCACAGGGTAAAATAGAACTTAGCCCGCTGACTCAGGAAGTCGAAGAAGGCACTGCGGCCACATTTACCATTAGTCGCATTGACGGCAGTACCGGTGCTGTTTCAATTCAATACGAAACCCTACACCAGTCTGCAACAGGTGACGATTACACTAGTTCGACAGGCACTGTAAGCTGGGCCGATGGCGATACATCGAGTAAAGAGATAGTGATCAATACCACGCTTGATACCCTTGATGACGAAGGGACAGAGCAATTTATTGTTCGTTTGACCAATGTTCAAGGTGGTGCAACACTCAGTACCCAGAGATCAGTCACCGCTCAAATTGCAGGTACTGGCAAAAATGGTACAGTGCAATTTAGTCAAGCTGAGTTAACTGTCTATGAAAACGTTGATTTTGACAACGGCAGTAAAGTCTTTGAATTAGAAGTATTGCGTCGATTTGGCGCCGAAGGCCCGGTAGAAGTATCAGTCGCCTTTGACGAGAGCTCAGACAGCAGTGCTTTAGCAGACGCAGAGATCTTAACTCCAACCATTTCGTGGGCGGATGGAGACTCAGAGAGCAAATTTGTTCAACTAAAAATTAACGACGATGACGAAACCGAAAGTGTAGAGACACTAGTATTAAAGTTCGAAACCGTCACGCCTGACAATGTCAACGCAGCATCTACAACCTCAATTCAGATCATCGATGATGAGAGTAATCAAGCTCCTATTGTCACCCTGAGTTCGGTGTCTTTTGATCGTCAATATCAACTTACTCTGAGCAGCTTCGCGACTATTACCGATGATTCGGCCGAACTTAGCTACCTTTGGGAAGTGGATTCACAAGGTAAAAACATCACCATCAATAACCCAAATGAGCTTGATGCGACCATTAGTGCAGGCGAAGCTGGAGAGTTTCCAGTGACTTTAACGGTCACCGATATATTTGGCGCACAAGGCTCTGCCACTGCGACCTTTATCGTTGAAGGACAAAGCGTGCCACCTATGGGTCCGCCACCGGTTGAGACACAATCGAACAGTAGCTCAGGCTCAATGCCATACCACCCAATCACCTTGCTACTCGCGTTGGGGTTATTGGCAATAAAACGCCGAAAAAATTGA
- a CDS encoding DUF342 domain-containing protein: MIALTFSKEGADIYAAIDCKEPVPLLDEKDVSEAFKASEFSSAFLIFEELSSFIEKGNEFIELAEKDPASLPDGDTRFGHRIAEYRDAKLKVIVDKDKMSAKLHLESAFGGEQPSVDDVKEACRKAGVRFGIKRSRVEGLLEKTFDASPGEVFEARIAFGKEPKDGKNAYFKPLVELFSEKLRAPTEKEGGKVDLRDLGDIDTVKPGQQIFQKFPLTEGVPGMNVLGEELPPTPGKDLILEETQGTVIDPNNPDVLLAKREGLARVIENRMEVDNVYSLPELTPKQGHVKFNGSVIISGDVSPEMKIIATGDVVVGGFVESALIRCQGEITIMGGASGKLLEPEVEGRQYNCLLESGYRINIAFANQIDIRAKRDVFAHKQLSHCNIIAASLKVGQGTTPNGKLIGGTLMLSKHLEVGHLGAPAGADTHVSLNRTYKIFRQKEDAMWAKIQPYNEDLEALKEKGKMLMSDAQKAEYKAKLLKLEKIVGRLQEQRKKLIQRRRDYLDALSVVVHHTLYAGTTVEIGDKSKINDRQRGPSIIRLNEFVLEIEPKG; encoded by the coding sequence TTGATCGCATTGACATTTTCTAAGGAAGGGGCAGATATTTACGCCGCAATAGACTGTAAAGAGCCAGTGCCCTTACTTGATGAAAAAGACGTTTCGGAAGCCTTTAAGGCGTCCGAGTTTAGTAGTGCGTTTTTAATTTTTGAAGAATTGTCGAGCTTTATCGAAAAAGGCAATGAATTCATTGAACTAGCTGAAAAAGATCCAGCTTCCTTACCAGATGGCGACACTCGATTTGGCCATCGCATCGCTGAATACCGAGATGCCAAACTCAAAGTTATTGTTGATAAAGATAAAATGTCCGCCAAACTTCATCTCGAATCTGCGTTTGGTGGCGAACAACCGTCCGTGGATGATGTAAAAGAAGCATGTCGTAAGGCAGGTGTCCGCTTTGGTATTAAGCGTTCTAGGGTAGAAGGGTTATTAGAAAAAACCTTTGATGCGTCGCCAGGCGAAGTATTTGAAGCCCGAATTGCCTTTGGCAAAGAGCCAAAAGATGGCAAAAATGCTTATTTTAAGCCGCTTGTTGAGTTGTTCTCGGAAAAGCTGCGGGCGCCTACTGAAAAAGAAGGCGGCAAAGTTGACTTAAGAGACTTAGGTGACATTGATACGGTAAAACCGGGCCAGCAGATATTCCAAAAATTTCCTCTGACAGAAGGTGTACCCGGCATGAATGTACTCGGCGAAGAATTGCCGCCTACACCGGGTAAAGATCTTATTTTGGAGGAAACCCAAGGTACAGTTATTGATCCTAATAACCCAGATGTGTTGTTAGCCAAGCGAGAAGGCCTTGCTCGAGTCATTGAAAATCGAATGGAAGTGGACAATGTCTATTCGCTTCCAGAGCTTACCCCTAAACAAGGCCATGTTAAATTTAATGGCTCTGTCATTATTTCGGGTGATGTTTCGCCTGAAATGAAGATCATCGCAACGGGTGACGTTGTCGTTGGTGGTTTTGTTGAGTCTGCACTGATACGTTGTCAGGGCGAAATTACAATTATGGGTGGGGCGTCAGGTAAGTTACTCGAGCCTGAAGTCGAGGGCCGCCAATACAACTGCTTGTTAGAGTCAGGGTATAGAATCAATATCGCCTTTGCTAACCAAATTGATATTCGTGCGAAGCGTGATGTGTTTGCACACAAACAATTATCCCACTGCAATATCATTGCGGCATCATTAAAAGTCGGACAAGGCACTACCCCTAATGGCAAGTTAATTGGTGGCACTCTGATGTTGAGCAAACACTTGGAGGTCGGTCATTTAGGTGCACCTGCAGGTGCGGATACACATGTGTCGCTGAATAGAACGTACAAAATTTTCCGTCAAAAAGAAGACGCAATGTGGGCCAAAATCCAACCTTACAACGAAGACTTAGAGGCGCTCAAAGAAAAAGGCAAAATGCTAATGAGTGACGCTCAGAAAGCGGAGTACAAAGCAAAGTTACTCAAACTCGAAAAAATCGTCGGTCGTTTACAAGAACAGCGTAAAAAGCTTATTCAGCGTCGCCGTGATTACCTAGACGCACTCAGTGTCGTAGTTCATCACACCTTATATGCAGGTACCACCGTAGAGATAGGTGACAAATCCAAAATCAATGATCGCCAGCGTGGGCCATCCATCATTCGACTCAATGAATTTGTTTTAGAAATCGAACCAAAAGGCTAG